The proteins below come from a single Streptomyces sp. B3I8 genomic window:
- a CDS encoding S41 family peptidase, giving the protein MPGRDPLFSPPRHAGRGAALTLLFASVLVTGAASGSFNETLGASRAAARQTRTDGAGGPTAPAAARRQEVTRAAARAMADGTSPMEAAERAVSRSGDRWGAVYSPDEYEEFQEALDGEYTGVGLSAGRESDGRIEVTRVRSGSPAAAAGIRTGDLLRSVDGKRVDDRPVTEVVALLRGDAGGGGSQDATEGTRVSLGLQRGSHTWTRTLHRARLSTEDVTTRRVAGRTTVIRVAAFTKGSGDLVRAAVAGAPAGDGIVLDLRGNSGGLVTEAVSAASAFLDGGLVATYDVGGEQRALHARRGGDTTRPVVVLVDGGTMSAAELLTGALQDRCRAIVVGTRTFGKGSVQMPSRLPDGSVAELTVGHYRTPSGRGVDGRGITPDLEADEDVLARAGHVLSGLGRS; this is encoded by the coding sequence ATGCCTGGCCGAGATCCGCTCTTCTCACCGCCCCGCCACGCGGGCCGCGGGGCCGCGTTGACACTGCTCTTCGCGAGCGTGCTGGTGACCGGCGCCGCGAGCGGCTCGTTCAACGAGACCCTGGGCGCGAGCCGGGCCGCCGCCCGGCAGACCCGCACCGACGGCGCGGGCGGCCCCACCGCCCCGGCCGCCGCACGCCGGCAGGAGGTCACCCGGGCCGCCGCCCGCGCGATGGCCGACGGCACCTCGCCCATGGAGGCCGCCGAGCGGGCCGTCAGCCGCAGCGGCGACCGCTGGGGCGCCGTCTACTCCCCGGACGAGTACGAGGAGTTCCAGGAGGCCCTCGACGGCGAGTACACCGGCGTCGGGCTCTCCGCCGGACGCGAGAGCGACGGCCGCATCGAGGTGACCCGGGTCCGCTCCGGCTCGCCCGCGGCCGCCGCCGGGATCCGGACCGGGGACCTGCTGCGCAGTGTGGACGGGAAGCGGGTCGACGACCGCCCCGTCACCGAGGTCGTCGCCCTGCTGCGCGGGGACGCCGGGGGCGGCGGCAGCCAGGACGCCACCGAGGGCACCCGCGTCTCCCTCGGCCTCCAGCGCGGCTCGCACACGTGGACGAGGACCCTGCACCGGGCCCGGCTGTCCACCGAGGACGTCACCACCCGCCGGGTCGCCGGCCGGACCACCGTGATCCGGGTGGCAGCCTTCACCAAGGGCTCCGGCGACCTGGTGCGCGCCGCCGTCGCCGGGGCGCCCGCGGGCGACGGGATCGTCCTCGACCTGCGTGGCAACTCCGGCGGACTGGTCACCGAGGCCGTCTCCGCCGCCTCCGCGTTCCTCGACGGCGGCCTGGTCGCCACGTACGACGTCGGCGGCGAGCAGCGGGCGCTGCACGCCAGGCGCGGCGGCGACACCACCAGACCCGTGGTCGTGCTCGTCGACGGCGGCACGATGAGCGCGGCCGAACTCCTCACCGGCGCCCTCCAGGACCGCTGCCGGGCGATCGTCGTGGGCACCCGCACCTTCGGCAAGGGCTCGGTGCAGATGCCGAGTCGGCTGCCCGACGGCTCCGTCGCCGAACTGACCGTCGGCCACTACCGC
- the ftsX gene encoding permease-like cell division protein FtsX has product MRAQFVLSEIGVGLRRNLTMTFAVIVSVALSLALFGASLVLSDQVSQMKGYWYDKVNVSIFLCNKSDADSDPNCAKGAVTPEQKEQIKSDLSKMSVVEKVTYESQDEAYKHYKEQFKDSPLISSLTPDQMQESYRIKLKDPQKYQVIATAFDGRDGVQSVQDQKDTLDNLFQLLNLMNRAALGVMALMLIVALLLIVNTVRVSAFSRRRETGIMRLVGASGFYIQAPFIMEAAVAGLIGGGVACVFLVFGRYFTVDHGMALSSKLTLINFVGWDSVLTKLPLILAASILMPSLAAFFALRKYLKV; this is encoded by the coding sequence ATGCGCGCCCAGTTCGTGCTCTCGGAGATCGGCGTCGGTCTCCGCCGCAACCTGACGATGACCTTCGCGGTCATCGTCTCGGTCGCCCTGTCCCTGGCCCTGTTCGGCGCGTCCCTCGTGCTGAGCGACCAGGTGTCCCAGATGAAGGGCTACTGGTACGACAAGGTCAACGTCTCGATCTTCCTCTGCAACAAGAGCGACGCCGACTCCGACCCGAACTGCGCCAAGGGCGCGGTGACGCCGGAGCAGAAGGAACAGATCAAGTCCGACCTGAGCAAGATGTCGGTGGTCGAGAAGGTCACCTACGAGTCGCAGGACGAGGCGTACAAGCACTACAAGGAGCAGTTCAAGGACTCCCCGCTGATCAGCTCCCTCACCCCGGACCAGATGCAGGAGTCGTACCGCATCAAGCTGAAGGATCCGCAGAAGTACCAGGTGATCGCGACCGCCTTCGACGGGCGGGACGGCGTGCAGTCGGTGCAGGACCAGAAGGACACCCTGGACAACCTGTTCCAGCTGCTGAACCTGATGAACCGGGCGGCGCTCGGTGTGATGGCGCTCATGCTGATCGTCGCGCTGCTGCTGATCGTCAACACCGTGCGCGTCTCGGCGTTCAGCCGCCGCCGCGAGACCGGCATCATGCGGCTCGTGGGCGCCTCCGGCTTCTACATCCAGGCCCCGTTCATCATGGAGGCGGCCGTCGCCGGCCTGATCGGCGGTGGCGTGGCCTGTGTCTTCCTGGTCTTCGGCCGCTACTTCACGGTCGACCACGGCATGGCCCTGTCCAGCAAGCTCACCCTGATCAACTTCGTCGGCTGGGACTCGGTCCTGACGAAGCTCCCGCTCATCCTCGCGGCGAGCATCCTGATGCCGTCCCTCGCCGCGTTCTTCGCGCTGCGCAAGTACCTGAAGGTCTGA
- the ftsE gene encoding cell division ATP-binding protein FtsE, which produces MIRFDNVSKVYPKQTRPALRDVSLEVEKGEFVFLVGSSGSGKSTFLRLILREERCSQGQVHVLGKDLARVSNWKVPGIRRQLGTVFQDFRLLPNKTVAENVAFAQEVIGKSKGEIRKSVPQVLDLVGLGGKEDRRPGELSGGEQQRVAIARAFVNRPKLLICDEPTGNLDPQTSVGIMKLLDRINRTGTTVLMATHDQNIVDQMRKRVIELEKGRLVRDQVRGVYGYQH; this is translated from the coding sequence GTGATCCGATTCGACAACGTCTCCAAGGTCTACCCCAAGCAGACCCGCCCCGCGCTCAGGGATGTCTCCCTGGAGGTGGAGAAGGGCGAGTTCGTGTTCCTCGTGGGATCGTCCGGCTCCGGAAAGTCCACCTTCCTGCGTCTGATCCTGCGCGAGGAGCGGTGCAGCCAAGGTCAGGTGCACGTCCTGGGCAAGGACCTCGCCCGCGTCTCCAACTGGAAGGTGCCGGGAATCCGGCGCCAGTTGGGAACGGTGTTCCAGGACTTCCGGCTGCTGCCCAACAAGACCGTCGCCGAGAACGTCGCCTTCGCACAGGAGGTGATCGGCAAGTCGAAGGGTGAGATCCGCAAGTCCGTGCCGCAGGTGCTCGACCTCGTCGGGCTCGGCGGCAAGGAGGACCGCAGACCGGGCGAGCTGTCCGGTGGTGAGCAGCAGCGCGTCGCCATCGCACGCGCCTTCGTCAACCGGCCCAAGCTGCTGATCTGCGACGAGCCCACGGGCAACCTCGACCCGCAGACCTCCGTCGGCATCATGAAGCTGCTCGACCGCATCAACCGGACGGGCACCACCGTGCTGATGGCGACCCACGACCAGAACATCGTGGACCAGATGCGCAAGCGCGTCATCGAGCTGGAGAAGGGCCGCCTCGTCCGCGACCAGGTGCGCGGCGTCTACGGCTACCAGCACTGA
- the prfB gene encoding peptide chain release factor 2 yields MAVVDVSEELKSLSSTMESIEAVLDLDKLRADIAVLEEQAAVPSLWDNPDEAQKITSKLSHLQAEVRKAEALRGRIDDLSVLFEMAEEEDDPDTRAEAESELTAVRKALDEMEVRTLLSGEYDSREALVNIRAEAGGVDAADFAEKLQRMYLRWAEQRGYKTEVYETSYAEEAGIKSTTFAVQAPYAYGTLSVEQGTHRLVRISPYDNQGRRQTSFAGVEILPVVEQTDHVEIDESELRVDVYRSSGPGGQGVNTTDSAVRLTHLPTGIVVSCQNERSQIQNKATAMNVLQAKLLERRRQEDQAKMDALKGDGGNSWGNQMRSYVLHPYQMVKDLRTDFEVGNPEAVFNGEIDGFLEAGIRWRKQQEK; encoded by the coding sequence GTGGCAGTCGTCGACGTATCCGAAGAGCTCAAGTCCCTCTCCTCCACCATGGAGTCGATCGAGGCCGTCCTGGACCTCGACAAACTGAGGGCAGACATCGCCGTGCTCGAGGAGCAGGCGGCCGTGCCGTCCCTCTGGGACAACCCGGACGAGGCGCAGAAGATCACCAGCAAGCTGTCGCACCTCCAGGCGGAGGTCCGCAAGGCCGAGGCCCTGCGCGGCAGGATCGACGACCTGAGCGTCCTCTTCGAGATGGCCGAGGAGGAGGACGACCCCGACACCCGCGCCGAGGCCGAGTCCGAGCTCACGGCGGTGAGGAAGGCGCTGGACGAGATGGAGGTCCGCACCCTCCTCTCCGGCGAGTACGACTCCCGCGAGGCCCTCGTCAACATCCGCGCCGAGGCCGGCGGCGTCGACGCCGCGGACTTCGCCGAGAAGCTCCAGCGCATGTACCTGCGCTGGGCCGAGCAGCGCGGCTACAAGACCGAGGTCTACGAGACGTCGTACGCGGAGGAGGCCGGCATCAAGTCGACCACCTTCGCCGTCCAGGCCCCGTACGCCTACGGCACCCTCTCCGTCGAGCAGGGCACCCACCGCCTCGTGCGCATCTCGCCCTATGACAACCAGGGCCGGCGCCAGACCAGCTTCGCGGGCGTGGAGATCCTCCCCGTGGTCGAGCAGACCGACCACGTCGAGATCGACGAGTCCGAGCTGCGCGTGGACGTCTACCGGTCCTCCGGCCCCGGCGGCCAGGGCGTCAACACGACCGACTCCGCGGTGCGCCTCACCCACCTCCCCACCGGGATCGTCGTCTCCTGTCAGAACGAGCGGTCGCAGATCCAGAACAAGGCGACCGCGATGAACGTCCTCCAGGCCAAGCTGCTCGAGCGGCGCCGCCAGGAGGACCAGGCCAAGATGGACGCGCTCAAGGGCGACGGCGGCAACTCCTGGGGCAACCAGATGCGTTCGTACGTCCTGCACCCGTACCAGATGGTCAAGGACCTGCGCACCGACTTCGAGGTCGGCAACCCCGAGGCCGTGTTCAACGGTGAGATCGACGGTTTCCTTGAGGCCGGCATTCGCTGGCGCAAGCAGCAGGAGAAGTAA
- a CDS encoding serine/threonine-protein kinase — MARKIGSRYTAHQVLGRGSAGTVWLGEGPDGPVAVKMLREDLASDQELVGRFVQERTALLGLDHPHIVSVHDLVVDGNDLALVMDLVRGTDLRTRLDREHRLAPEAAVAIVADVADALAAAHAAGVVHRDVKPENILLDMQGPLGPGGAHPALLTDFGVAKLIDTPRRTRATKIIGTPDYLAPEIVEGLPPRAAVDIYALATVLYELLAGFTPFGGGHPGAVLRRHVTETVAPLPGIPDELWQLLVQCLAKAPASRLRASELAARLREQLPSLAGMGPLDVDEPGSEPEEDDGDGSGSAADGADGGAVTAPRGEPRVRRGAVPLVPGAKPDSNRDTHTSMRVPGPEELAGGARGTARVPRAAGAPRPGSARNRAVARRRRLTLGAVALVLAVAAGLGAWAAMSGDDGDTSPQDSNNSAPAVP; from the coding sequence TTGGCACGGAAGATCGGCAGTCGGTACACCGCGCACCAGGTCCTGGGACGGGGCAGCGCCGGCACGGTGTGGCTGGGCGAGGGCCCGGACGGGCCCGTGGCCGTCAAGATGCTGCGCGAGGACCTGGCGTCCGACCAGGAACTGGTGGGCCGGTTCGTCCAGGAGCGCACGGCGCTGCTGGGCCTGGACCACCCGCACATCGTCTCGGTGCACGACCTCGTGGTCGACGGCAACGACCTGGCCCTCGTCATGGACCTCGTGCGCGGCACGGACCTGCGCACCCGCCTGGACCGGGAGCACCGGTTGGCGCCCGAGGCGGCGGTGGCGATCGTCGCCGACGTGGCCGACGCGCTGGCCGCGGCGCACGCGGCCGGGGTCGTGCACCGCGACGTCAAGCCGGAGAACATCCTCCTCGACATGCAGGGCCCCCTCGGACCCGGTGGCGCGCACCCCGCGCTGCTGACGGACTTCGGTGTGGCCAAACTCATCGACACCCCGCGCCGGACCCGCGCCACGAAGATCATCGGCACGCCGGACTACCTGGCCCCGGAGATCGTCGAGGGCCTGCCGCCCCGCGCGGCCGTCGACATCTACGCGCTGGCCACGGTTCTGTACGAGCTCCTCGCGGGGTTCACGCCGTTCGGCGGCGGGCACCCCGGTGCGGTGCTGCGGCGGCACGTCACGGAGACGGTGGCACCGCTGCCCGGCATCCCGGACGAGCTGTGGCAGCTCCTCGTGCAGTGCCTGGCCAAGGCGCCGGCCTCCCGGCTGCGGGCCTCCGAGCTGGCGGCACGGCTGCGGGAGCAGCTCCCGTCGCTGGCCGGGATGGGCCCGCTGGACGTGGACGAGCCGGGGTCGGAGCCGGAGGAGGACGACGGGGACGGGAGCGGGAGCGCCGCCGACGGGGCCGACGGCGGGGCGGTGACCGCGCCCCGGGGCGAGCCGCGGGTGCGGCGGGGTGCCGTGCCGCTGGTGCCCGGCGCGAAGCCGGACTCCAACCGGGACACGCACACGTCGATGCGGGTACCGGGCCCGGAGGAGCTTGCGGGCGGTGCCCGGGGCACCGCGCGGGTACCGCGGGCGGCGGGAGCGCCGCGGCCGGGTTCCGCGCGGAACCGGGCGGTGGCGCGCAGACGGCGGCTGACCCTCGGGGCGGTCGCGCTGGTGCTGGCCGTCGCGGCCGGCCTGGGCGCCTGGGCCGCCATGTCGGGCGACGACGGAGACACATCCCCACAGGACTCCAACAACTCCGCCCCGGCGGTTCCGTAG